Proteins from a single region of Runella sp. SP2:
- the yidC gene encoding membrane protein insertase YidC codes for MERNQIIGLALIMMMLIGYQILAPQTEPPKTNPATQTKSSATAAVAPAPRQLDSVAAKAIYGDFASAAIGTAKDIVVETDDVRLTFSTKGGNVKEVLLKKFKTYTNAPLYLIDEQSSKFNLELPTNKGTINLADLYFTTEASNQVITSGKSTKLAFRLPLGANQYIEQTYTIQGSGYLIDYDVQLVGLDGLVKNEPTRLVWQDKLKQLENDMAENRKVVTTNYYSDGELSDIGRGQSDNVEEKIEQPVSWFAHKNKYFLSAFITKGSSLSNATLKSLVNQSDTTYIKTMQSEGSLSTADLKAGKGNFQFFFGPNDYQIVKNIDTATDFGDNVDLGYAFLKPLNKFFFVPMFSFLEKFFSNYGVLIVVLVLIVKLLMTPLVYKSYVSMAKMRMLAPELAIIKEKVGDDAAKMQQEQMKLYQQVGVSPLSGCIPVLATMPILMSLFFLFPNLIELRQQSFLWASDLSTYDAPIKLPFAIPFYGAHVSIFTLAMTVSQLVYAWYNNQITPAQVQQPGMPDMRMLTYFMPVMFMFVMNSFPAGLSFYYLVSNVVTILQQQVIRRFVNDDKIRSILEENRRKIASGEKKKSKFSDMLERSMKAADEAKKQADEAKKQVEAKRAQAKKK; via the coding sequence ATGGAGAGAAATCAAATCATTGGATTAGCGCTCATCATGATGATGCTAATAGGGTACCAAATCCTAGCACCACAAACTGAGCCTCCCAAGACGAATCCTGCGACGCAAACAAAGTCTAGTGCTACTGCCGCTGTTGCACCTGCCCCTCGTCAATTGGATTCGGTAGCTGCCAAAGCCATCTATGGCGATTTTGCCAGTGCAGCCATCGGTACCGCAAAAGATATTGTGGTAGAAACAGACGATGTTCGCTTGACTTTTAGCACCAAAGGCGGGAATGTCAAAGAAGTATTATTGAAAAAATTCAAAACTTACACCAATGCTCCTCTGTACCTTATTGATGAGCAAAGTAGTAAGTTTAACCTCGAACTCCCTACCAACAAAGGCACAATCAATTTAGCTGATTTGTATTTTACCACAGAGGCAAGCAACCAAGTAATTACTTCAGGCAAATCAACGAAACTAGCTTTCCGTTTGCCTTTGGGAGCTAATCAGTACATCGAACAAACCTACACCATTCAGGGAAGTGGGTATTTGATTGATTATGATGTGCAATTGGTTGGATTGGACGGCCTTGTTAAAAACGAACCTACTCGCCTTGTATGGCAAGATAAGTTGAAGCAGCTAGAAAATGACATGGCCGAAAACCGTAAAGTAGTGACGACCAATTATTACTCAGACGGGGAATTGTCGGACATCGGTCGCGGACAAAGCGATAATGTGGAAGAGAAAATAGAGCAACCTGTTTCGTGGTTTGCCCATAAAAACAAATATTTCCTTTCGGCTTTTATTACTAAAGGTTCGAGTTTGAGTAATGCCACTTTAAAATCGTTGGTAAATCAGTCGGACACGACCTACATCAAAACCATGCAAAGTGAAGGAAGCCTTTCAACGGCGGACTTGAAAGCAGGGAAAGGAAACTTCCAGTTTTTCTTTGGACCAAACGATTACCAAATCGTAAAAAATATTGATACAGCTACCGATTTTGGCGATAACGTGGACTTGGGCTATGCGTTCTTGAAACCGCTTAACAAGTTCTTCTTCGTGCCGATGTTTAGCTTTTTGGAGAAGTTCTTCTCTAACTATGGGGTGCTGATTGTGGTGTTGGTGTTGATTGTAAAATTGTTGATGACCCCGCTCGTTTATAAGTCGTATGTAAGTATGGCTAAAATGCGGATGTTGGCGCCAGAACTGGCGATTATCAAAGAAAAAGTAGGCGATGACGCGGCCAAAATGCAACAAGAACAAATGAAATTGTACCAACAAGTAGGCGTGAGTCCGTTGAGTGGCTGTATTCCTGTGTTGGCAACAATGCCTATTTTGATGTCTCTGTTCTTCTTGTTTCCCAACTTGATTGAACTTCGTCAGCAGTCGTTTTTGTGGGCAAGTGACCTTTCTACCTACGATGCCCCGATTAAATTGCCGTTTGCGATTCCATTCTACGGTGCACACGTAAGTATTTTTACGTTGGCCATGACCGTTTCTCAGTTGGTGTACGCGTGGTACAACAACCAAATTACACCTGCGCAAGTGCAGCAGCCTGGAATGCCTGATATGCGTATGCTGACGTATTTTATGCCTGTGATGTTTATGTTTGTCATGAACTCATTCCCAGCGGGTTTGAGTTTTTACTACTTGGTATCGAACGTAGTGACTATCTTACAACAGCAGGTGATTCGTCGTTTTGTGAATGATGATAAAATTCGCTCGATTTTGGAAGAAAACCGCCGCAAAATTGCGTCAGGTGAGAAGAAGAAGTCGAAGTTCTCGGATATGCTTGAGCGCTCAATGAAAGCGGCTGATGAAGCAAAAAAACAAGCTGACGAAGCGAAAAAGCAAGTCGAAGCAAAACGTGCGCAAGCGAAGAAAAAATAG
- the rho gene encoding transcription termination factor Rho has translation MLSIDDLNPKLLAELRVIAEKNGIKDPSKFSKKELIAKILEKQSSTSDTPAEKSKSAQPSGKRPRKVAASDPDAPTEDAAAEDASSDSIEVVSQSTIDFFHPKSNDSFEKRGKRQRIHKNEKPFPENSPKDAAPRFFDEPTPEPTAAPTEAPVQPANEQPAAEEEFADIKIELPEEDFFDTSFITENFEAEAPAEVEPEPLPAKTEERSRDYRPDEFQSKIKRQYNNYVKEFDGLIINEGVLEIMSDGGYGFLRSADYNYLASPDDIYVSPSQIKLFGLKTGDTIRGSVRPPKEGEKYFALLRVETVNGKTTEEIRDRIPFEYLTPLFPQEHIKLSGKPDNYSTRILDLFAPIGKGQRGMIVAQPKTGKTVLLKEIANAITRNHPEIYLIILLIDERPEEVTDMQRSVRAEVISSTFDEQADRHVKVTGMVLEKAKRMVECGHDVVILLDSITRLARAYNTVTPASGKILSGGVDANALHKPKRFFGAARNVENGGSLTIIATALIDTGSKMDEVIFEEFKGTGNMELQLDRRLANKRMYPAVDVNASGTRREDLLLDRETLQRMWILRKYLSDMNPNEAMDFLLERMKGTRTNEEFLISMNR, from the coding sequence ATGCTCAGCATTGATGATCTAAATCCCAAACTCCTAGCAGAGTTGCGGGTAATTGCCGAAAAAAACGGTATCAAAGACCCTTCTAAGTTTTCAAAGAAAGAACTGATTGCTAAAATTTTAGAAAAACAGTCCTCTACTTCTGACACTCCCGCCGAAAAATCAAAATCTGCACAACCTTCAGGTAAACGTCCTCGAAAAGTTGCTGCGTCAGACCCTGATGCGCCAACCGAAGACGCCGCCGCAGAAGATGCTTCTTCAGACTCTATTGAGGTAGTTTCTCAAAGTACTATTGACTTTTTTCACCCCAAATCAAACGATTCGTTTGAGAAACGTGGCAAACGTCAGCGTATTCATAAAAATGAGAAGCCATTCCCTGAAAATTCCCCAAAGGATGCAGCCCCTCGTTTTTTTGATGAACCTACGCCCGAACCCACTGCAGCACCCACCGAGGCGCCCGTGCAGCCAGCAAATGAGCAACCAGCAGCTGAGGAGGAATTTGCCGATATAAAAATCGAACTTCCAGAGGAAGATTTTTTCGACACCTCTTTTATTACTGAAAATTTTGAAGCAGAAGCACCCGCAGAGGTAGAACCCGAGCCACTTCCCGCAAAAACGGAAGAACGCTCACGCGACTATCGACCTGATGAGTTCCAGAGTAAAATCAAACGCCAATACAACAACTACGTAAAAGAATTTGATGGACTTATCATCAACGAAGGCGTACTCGAAATTATGTCTGATGGTGGGTACGGTTTCTTACGGTCTGCCGATTATAATTATTTAGCTAGTCCCGACGATATTTATGTATCGCCTTCCCAAATAAAACTCTTTGGTCTAAAAACTGGTGACACCATTCGTGGCTCAGTACGCCCGCCCAAAGAGGGAGAAAAATACTTTGCCCTGCTTCGCGTAGAAACCGTCAACGGTAAAACAACCGAAGAAATCCGTGACCGTATTCCGTTTGAGTACCTAACGCCTTTGTTCCCACAAGAGCACATCAAACTCAGCGGCAAGCCTGATAATTATTCTACGCGGATTCTCGACTTGTTTGCCCCCATCGGAAAAGGCCAACGAGGAATGATTGTAGCGCAGCCAAAAACGGGTAAAACCGTGTTACTAAAGGAAATTGCCAACGCAATTACGCGCAATCACCCTGAGATTTACCTGATCATTTTGCTCATTGACGAACGTCCAGAGGAAGTTACCGACATGCAACGCAGTGTTCGCGCCGAAGTGATTTCTTCGACCTTTGACGAGCAAGCCGACCGCCACGTAAAAGTAACAGGTATGGTACTTGAGAAAGCAAAGCGGATGGTAGAATGTGGCCACGACGTGGTGATACTCCTCGACTCTATCACGCGTTTGGCCCGTGCATATAATACCGTTACGCCTGCATCGGGTAAAATCCTTTCGGGTGGGGTGGACGCCAACGCACTTCACAAACCCAAGCGCTTCTTTGGTGCGGCTCGTAACGTTGAAAACGGTGGCTCTTTGACCATCATCGCTACAGCCCTCATTGATACTGGTTCAAAAATGGACGAAGTTATCTTTGAAGAATTTAAAGGTACGGGTAACATGGAACTCCAACTCGACCGCCGTTTGGCCAACAAACGTATGTATCCAGCAGTTGATGTAAATGCCTCAGGTACACGACGTGAAGATTTGCTACTCGACCGCGAAACCCTCCAGCGTATGTGGATTTTGCGCAAGTATCTTTCTGACATGAATCCAAATGAAGCGATGGATTTCTTACTAGAACGTATGAAAGGAACACGTACCAATGAGGAGTTCTTGATTTCGATGAACAGATAG
- a CDS encoding SAM-dependent methyltransferase yields the protein MKLYLIPTPLAEGTTQSVLPAHVPEAVKDLEVFFAEELRTGRRFVSSLRLGKTIENLTFYELQKNTPEADTLAQLKALLAENKDAGVMSEAGCPGVADPGAVAVKYAHQLGIEVVPLVGPSSLLLALMASGMSGQSFVFHGYLPIDRAPRGKAVKQLEKEAIAKRQTQIFIETPYRNNQMMKEILTQCQPNTRVCVACNVTSPEGFVKTLTVKQWKTQVPELHKKPTVFLLGE from the coding sequence ATGAAACTATACTTAATTCCAACACCGCTGGCTGAGGGGACAACGCAAAGTGTTTTGCCAGCCCATGTACCTGAGGCGGTAAAAGATTTGGAGGTTTTTTTTGCCGAAGAGTTGCGCACTGGCCGCCGTTTTGTGAGTAGTTTACGGTTGGGTAAAACCATTGAAAACCTCACTTTTTACGAACTTCAAAAAAATACACCTGAGGCGGATACCTTGGCGCAATTGAAGGCACTGTTGGCCGAAAACAAAGATGCAGGGGTCATGTCGGAAGCGGGTTGCCCTGGTGTTGCTGACCCAGGCGCTGTAGCCGTTAAATACGCGCACCAATTGGGCATTGAGGTAGTGCCGCTGGTCGGGCCTTCGTCACTATTGTTGGCGTTGATGGCGTCAGGCATGAGCGGACAATCGTTTGTTTTTCACGGTTATTTGCCCATCGACCGAGCTCCGAGAGGGAAAGCCGTTAAGCAATTGGAAAAAGAGGCGATAGCCAAGAGGCAGACCCAGATTTTTATTGAAACGCCTTATCGGAACAACCAAATGATGAAGGAAATACTGACACAATGCCAGCCAAACACCCGTGTTTGTGTTGCTTGTAACGTGACATCACCAGAAGGATTTGTCAAAACGTTGACAGTAAAACAGTGGAAAACCCAAGTGCCTGAGCTTCACAAAAAACCGACCGTTTTTTTGTTGGGAGAATAA